A genomic region of Fodinisporobacter ferrooxydans contains the following coding sequences:
- a CDS encoding type II TA system antitoxin MqsA family protein, which translates to MSEKLFCHTCDESVDYYVEEVDFEYKAKDLSIPIHGKIAFCSKCSSELFHPIYDQENQERAFEIYRDKKGIITPEEIISIRKKYNLGQKDFSKLLGFGEITITRYENGSLPTSAQNQTVKASADPEKMLDFLEQNKDKVDEAVANQLKATLQGFCSKSNGETLIINQIRSIFTNPPNEYTGFKKFSFEKFSQMVLFFADKEKPYKTKLNKLMFYSDFYCYNKFQKSISGSRYICHNFGPVPEKYDTLFENVSSVEWEIDAFGQFAVPVDEFNPKTFDPEELFILETVQKKFKEFNSQQISDFSHEESAWQKTPHYQFIPYLYAKEMSI; encoded by the coding sequence ATGAGTGAAAAATTATTTTGTCATACGTGTGATGAATCAGTGGATTATTATGTAGAGGAGGTTGATTTTGAGTATAAGGCAAAGGATTTATCCATTCCTATTCATGGGAAAATTGCGTTTTGCTCGAAATGTTCATCAGAATTATTTCATCCCATTTATGATCAAGAAAACCAAGAAAGAGCATTTGAAATATATCGTGACAAAAAAGGTATCATAACTCCTGAAGAAATTATTTCCATACGAAAAAAATATAATCTAGGACAGAAAGATTTTTCGAAGTTACTTGGTTTTGGAGAAATAACGATTACACGATATGAAAACGGTTCTTTACCAACATCTGCACAAAACCAAACGGTTAAAGCGAGTGCTGACCCAGAAAAAATGCTCGATTTTTTGGAACAAAATAAGGATAAAGTGGATGAAGCGGTAGCAAACCAACTGAAAGCGACTTTACAAGGGTTTTGTTCAAAAAGTAATGGAGAAACATTGATTATTAATCAAATTCGATCAATTTTTACAAATCCGCCAAATGAATATACGGGTTTTAAAAAGTTTTCGTTTGAAAAATTTTCGCAAATGGTTTTGTTTTTTGCGGATAAAGAAAAGCCTTATAAAACAAAACTTAACAAACTAATGTTCTATTCTGATTTCTATTGCTATAACAAGTTCCAAAAATCGATCAGTGGATCAAGATATATTTGTCACAATTTTGGGCCTGTACCGGAAAAGTATGATACCCTGTTCGAAAATGTTTCAAGTGTCGAATGGGAAATTGATGCTTTTGGTCAGTTTGCTGTGCCTGTTGATGAATTCAACCCTAAAACATTCGATCCTGAAGAATTGTTTATTTTAGAGACTGTTCAAAAGAAATTTAAGGAGTTTAATTCCCAGCAAATCAGTGATTTTTCACATGAAGAGTCAGCGTGGCAAAAGACACCGCATTATCAATTTATTCCCTATTTATA
- the aroA gene encoding 3-phosphoshikimate 1-carboxyvinyltransferase has protein sequence MSDIYKVKPISYPVKGIVQVPGSKSITNRALPIAALADGECRLSHVLFSDDSRHFINCLKTLGFQMNVDEPNKEVRIQGQNGYISGNGDEVVDLFVGNAGTAARFLTACLAIGDGVYRVDGIPRMRERPIQDLIDALRMLGVSIEDELQTGCPPVRIRGGKLPGGKTRVKGNKSSQYLSGLLLVAPYASSDVTIEIDGELIAKPYVHMTIEMMKAFGVEVENRDDQAFFIRAGQRYQARTYAIEPDASNASYFLAAAAITGGTITIENLGKNSLQGDAGFAYVLERMGCQVSLTNDSVTVTGPQDGKLQGIDIDLNEMSDMTQTLAAIAPFASTPVTIRNIGHIRLQETDRIKALATELGKLGQTVHEYPDALRIEPAPIRPNVEIDTYDDHRMAMSFAILGLCADGLVLRDPMCVRKTFPTYYEVLETLY, from the coding sequence TTGAGTGATATTTACAAAGTAAAACCGATTTCCTATCCGGTGAAAGGAATTGTACAAGTTCCAGGCTCGAAAAGCATAACGAATCGGGCGCTGCCGATTGCGGCATTGGCGGATGGGGAATGCAGGCTTTCGCATGTGCTGTTTAGCGATGACAGCCGTCATTTTATAAACTGTTTAAAGACGCTGGGATTCCAAATGAATGTGGATGAACCAAACAAAGAAGTCCGGATTCAGGGGCAAAACGGCTATATTTCTGGAAATGGCGATGAAGTTGTCGATCTCTTCGTTGGCAATGCAGGCACAGCCGCACGGTTTTTGACCGCCTGTCTGGCGATTGGGGATGGCGTTTATCGGGTTGACGGTATTCCGAGAATGAGGGAACGGCCGATCCAGGATTTAATCGATGCGCTGCGCATGCTTGGCGTCTCGATTGAAGATGAGCTGCAGACGGGTTGCCCGCCTGTCCGGATCCGCGGCGGGAAGTTGCCAGGCGGCAAAACGCGGGTAAAAGGAAACAAAAGCAGTCAATACTTGTCAGGACTTCTATTGGTGGCACCCTATGCGAGTTCGGATGTCACCATTGAAATCGATGGCGAATTGATTGCAAAACCCTATGTGCATATGACGATTGAAATGATGAAAGCGTTCGGTGTGGAAGTGGAAAACCGGGACGATCAAGCATTCTTCATCCGAGCGGGTCAGCGCTATCAAGCTCGTACGTATGCAATCGAACCGGATGCATCCAATGCGTCCTATTTCCTGGCAGCAGCGGCCATCACAGGCGGGACGATCACCATTGAGAATTTAGGCAAGAACTCGCTGCAAGGAGATGCCGGATTCGCGTATGTTCTGGAACGAATGGGTTGCCAGGTATCTCTTACGAATGATTCCGTAACGGTGACAGGGCCGCAGGACGGCAAATTGCAAGGCATCGATATCGACCTGAATGAAATGTCTGACATGACGCAAACATTGGCAGCGATTGCTCCTTTTGCTTCCACGCCTGTGACGATTCGCAATATCGGTCATATTCGTTTGCAAGAGACGGATCGAATCAAAGCATTGGCGACCGAATTGGGGAAACTTGGACAAACCGTACACGAGTATCCCGATGCGTTGCGGATTGAACCTGCGCCTATACGTCCAAACGTCGAAATTGACACATACGACGATCATCGCATGGCCATGTCGTTTGCCATATTGGGATTGTGTGCGGATGGTCTCGTCTTGCGGGATCCGATGTGTGTGAGAAAGACATTCCCAACGTATTATGAGGTATTGGAAACGTTGTATTAA
- a CDS encoding 3D domain-containing protein: MKKQFHFMSLIFAFVISSILTTSLLPATVFARDLPDPILFSSIGNSGTSLKPADTFETPLYSSLFQPLPQAINQTTIEGSGNPEQDASRSFGFVNTSRQFSKYIVQPGDTLNQIANVFKIGLQELIQANHLKNPGMLLIGQALKIPVTVANEGSITSLAPMGMGQDISLMGAKTIITTLTAYTSGYESTGKNPGDPGYGITSTGTHATQGRTIAVDPHIIPYGSKVYIPGVGIRIAEDTGGAIRGGRIDVYFNDVNTALRFGVKRNIPVYILPNQKNFAYSNSSSTDSNSHA; the protein is encoded by the coding sequence GTGAAGAAACAATTTCATTTTATGAGTCTAATATTCGCATTTGTGATTAGTAGCATATTGACAACAAGTCTATTACCTGCAACAGTGTTTGCAAGAGATTTGCCGGATCCGATTCTATTTTCTTCCATTGGAAATTCCGGTACTTCATTAAAACCGGCGGATACGTTTGAAACACCTTTATATAGTTCATTATTTCAGCCGCTGCCGCAAGCAATCAATCAAACAACGATTGAAGGTAGCGGCAATCCTGAACAAGATGCTTCACGATCCTTTGGATTTGTAAATACATCGAGACAATTCAGCAAATATATTGTTCAACCCGGAGACACATTAAATCAAATTGCCAATGTTTTCAAGATAGGGCTTCAGGAATTAATCCAAGCCAACCATTTGAAAAACCCAGGGATGCTGCTTATAGGTCAAGCGTTAAAAATTCCCGTTACCGTTGCAAATGAAGGATCCATAACGAGTCTTGCACCGATGGGCATGGGCCAAGACATTTCTCTCATGGGTGCCAAAACGATTATTACCACACTGACTGCCTATACTTCCGGCTATGAATCTACCGGGAAAAATCCGGGAGACCCCGGCTATGGCATCACATCTACAGGTACACATGCTACACAAGGCCGTACCATTGCTGTCGATCCACATATCATTCCATATGGCTCAAAAGTGTATATTCCGGGTGTCGGCATTCGGATTGCGGAAGATACTGGAGGGGCCATTCGCGGCGGTCGGATTGATGTTTATTTCAATGATGTCAATACAGCTTTGCGATTTGGCGTAAAGCGGAATATACCTGTGTATATCTTGCCAAATCAAAAGAATTTTGCCTATTCAAACAGCAGCTCTACCGATTCAAATTCCCATGCATAA
- a CDS encoding acyl-CoA dehydrogenase family protein, whose product MTEQTRRIPKGGAFLLETVEPSDVFTPEDFTDEHKMIAKTTSDFIHGEVAPHIDRLEHQDWELTVRLLRQAGELGLLAADVPEEYEGLGMDKISSTLISEYITRGGAFALSHGAHVGIGSLPIVIFGNEGQKQKYLPKLASGAWISAYALTEPGSGSDALGARTTAVLSADKTHYVLNGSKQFITNAGFADIFIVYAKIDGEKFTAFIVERTFKGVSTGPEEKKMGIKSSSTRPLILEDVHVPVENVLGEIGKGHVIAFNILNIGRYKLAAGAVGAAKAALEASASYANERKQFGRPIASFPLIQQKLAEMNIQTFLAESMVYRTTGEIETMLNSLAEKGLAAGADVAKGIAEYAIECSINKVFGSEALDFVVDEGVQIHGGYGFIQEYAIERMYRDSRINRIFEGTNEINRLLIPGTLLKKAMKGELDLHGAAKALQAELMGMMPPFEGDRLLEQERHMLSMAKKVVLFTGGLAIQTFGPKLEQEQELLSNLADMMIQIYALESALLRAQKLHGRHPAKAELQVIMVQIFAQSMIERIDTLAKTILAAVAEGDNLRAQLAILKKLTRYTPIHTVALKRKVANAVILAQKYVC is encoded by the coding sequence ATGACAGAACAAACACGCAGGATTCCAAAAGGCGGCGCGTTCTTGTTGGAAACGGTCGAACCTTCTGACGTATTCACGCCGGAAGACTTTACGGATGAGCATAAAATGATCGCAAAAACCACATCCGACTTTATTCACGGAGAAGTGGCGCCGCACATCGACCGGCTGGAACATCAGGACTGGGAGTTGACCGTTCGATTGCTGCGGCAAGCGGGCGAACTGGGTTTATTGGCGGCAGACGTTCCGGAAGAATATGAAGGATTGGGCATGGATAAAATCAGCAGCACATTAATTTCGGAATACATTACCCGCGGCGGCGCGTTTGCTCTCAGTCACGGAGCACACGTCGGCATCGGCAGCCTGCCGATCGTCATCTTCGGCAACGAAGGGCAGAAGCAAAAATATTTGCCGAAATTAGCTTCCGGTGCATGGATTTCCGCATATGCCCTGACGGAGCCGGGTTCCGGATCGGATGCCCTGGGCGCGCGCACGACGGCGGTTTTAAGCGCGGACAAAACGCACTATGTCTTGAACGGATCCAAACAATTCATCACAAATGCCGGATTTGCGGATATTTTTATCGTGTATGCGAAAATCGACGGCGAGAAATTTACTGCGTTTATCGTGGAACGCACGTTCAAAGGTGTTTCGACCGGACCGGAAGAAAAGAAAATGGGCATAAAATCGTCCTCGACCCGTCCATTGATCCTGGAAGACGTCCATGTGCCTGTGGAAAACGTACTAGGCGAAATCGGCAAGGGGCATGTCATCGCATTTAATATTTTGAATATCGGCCGTTATAAATTGGCGGCGGGCGCTGTCGGCGCAGCAAAAGCAGCGCTGGAAGCCTCAGCTTCCTATGCCAATGAACGCAAACAGTTTGGCCGTCCTATCGCTTCCTTTCCGCTGATTCAGCAAAAATTGGCCGAAATGAATATTCAAACATTTTTGGCGGAAAGCATGGTGTATCGGACGACAGGGGAAATCGAAACAATGCTGAATAGCTTGGCAGAGAAAGGACTTGCAGCAGGGGCAGATGTGGCGAAAGGAATTGCAGAGTATGCCATCGAATGTTCCATTAATAAAGTATTCGGATCGGAAGCTCTTGATTTTGTCGTCGATGAAGGCGTTCAAATCCACGGCGGATATGGATTTATTCAGGAGTATGCCATCGAACGCATGTATCGCGACTCCCGCATCAACCGTATTTTCGAAGGTACGAATGAAATCAACCGCCTTTTGATTCCAGGGACGCTGTTGAAAAAGGCAATGAAGGGGGAACTTGATTTACACGGCGCGGCAAAAGCGTTGCAGGCGGAACTTATGGGCATGATGCCGCCTTTTGAGGGCGATCGGCTGTTGGAACAGGAAAGGCACATGCTATCCATGGCGAAAAAAGTTGTCTTGTTTACAGGCGGTCTTGCCATACAAACATTCGGTCCGAAACTTGAGCAGGAACAAGAACTTTTGTCCAATCTGGCAGATATGATGATACAAATTTACGCATTGGAGTCTGCGCTGCTGCGGGCACAAAAGCTGCATGGCAGACATCCGGCAAAAGCGGAACTGCAAGTGATCATGGTACAAATTTTCGCCCAGTCGATGATAGAGCGAATCGATACGCTCGCAAAGACGATATTGGCTGCAGTGGCGGAAGGTGACAATTTGCGCGCACAATTGGCGATTTTGAAAAAACTGACACGTTATACTCCGATCCATACGGTTGCATTAAAACGAAAAGTGGCCAATGCGGTCATTTTGGCTCAAAAATACGTATGCTGA
- a CDS encoding acetyl-CoA C-acyltransferase → MQEAVIAAAVRTPVGKAPKGSLRQVRPDDMAALVVEELLRRVPAVAKEEIEDVIMGCATPEAVQGMNVGRIVALRAGLPTTVPGFTVNRFCSSGLQSIAIAAEKIMCGFADVVIAGGLESMSLLPMGGYNKAPNPTLVDQLPDVYMAMGHTAERVAERFGISREDQDRFAVRSHRLAQRALESGKFDGEIVPVPLPDGSSFRRDEGIRPATTLEVLAGLKPAFRANGSVTAGNSSQTSDGAAGVLLLSKTKAERLGVRPLGTFRSFIVAGVDPDIMGIGPVAAIPKALAKAGIQKEDVDLFEINEAFAAQAVHVVRYLGLDLEKVNVNGGAIAMGHPLGCTGSKLTVSLLYEMERRNARYGVVSMCIGGGMGAAGVFERMVD, encoded by the coding sequence ATGCAGGAAGCAGTGATTGCGGCAGCTGTACGAACACCTGTGGGGAAAGCGCCCAAAGGCAGTCTCAGGCAAGTCCGTCCGGATGACATGGCTGCACTTGTCGTGGAGGAATTGTTGCGGCGCGTACCGGCAGTCGCCAAGGAGGAGATTGAGGATGTCATCATGGGATGCGCCACGCCGGAAGCTGTGCAAGGGATGAACGTCGGCAGAATCGTGGCGCTGCGAGCAGGGCTGCCAACGACTGTGCCAGGTTTTACGGTGAACCGATTTTGTTCCTCAGGACTGCAATCGATCGCCATAGCGGCCGAGAAAATCATGTGCGGATTTGCGGATGTGGTCATTGCAGGCGGCCTGGAATCGATGAGCCTGTTGCCCATGGGAGGATACAACAAAGCGCCCAATCCGACATTGGTCGATCAATTGCCGGATGTGTACATGGCGATGGGACACACGGCAGAGCGCGTGGCAGAGCGATTCGGAATTTCCCGGGAAGATCAAGATCGGTTTGCTGTCCGCAGCCACCGATTGGCACAGCGAGCCTTAGAGTCCGGAAAATTTGACGGGGAGATCGTGCCTGTTCCACTGCCGGACGGCTCCAGCTTCCGGCGGGATGAAGGGATTCGTCCGGCGACGACGCTGGAAGTGCTGGCAGGTCTGAAACCAGCATTTCGTGCAAACGGCAGCGTGACGGCAGGAAATTCCTCACAGACAAGTGATGGGGCTGCCGGCGTGCTTTTGCTGTCAAAAACAAAAGCAGAGCGGCTGGGCGTTCGTCCTCTTGGCACGTTTCGCAGCTTTATCGTCGCCGGCGTCGATCCGGACATTATGGGGATCGGCCCGGTGGCGGCGATTCCAAAAGCATTGGCGAAAGCGGGAATTCAAAAAGAAGACGTAGATCTGTTTGAGATCAATGAAGCGTTTGCGGCGCAAGCGGTCCATGTCGTCCGCTATTTGGGCCTCGACCTGGAGAAAGTGAATGTCAATGGCGGAGCGATTGCCATGGGTCACCCTCTTGGCTGTACGGGAAGCAAATTGACCGTATCCTTGCTGTATGAAATGGAACGGCGGAATGCCCGCTACGGGGTTGTATCGATGTGCATCGGCGGCGGTATGGGTGCTGCCGGCGTATTTGAGCGAATGGTTGATTAA
- a CDS encoding 3-hydroxyacyl-CoA dehydrogenase/enoyl-CoA hydratase family protein yields MQINRVGIIGSGVMGAGIAAHLANVGIPTLMLDIVPSALTQEEQMKGLTLQDRAVRNRLARMGKERLSKTKPPQLYDAEDLDLIEIGNLEDDMQKLENVDWIIEVIVENLEAKQALYEKIERIWRPGMIVSSNTSGISIAQMVAKRSLEFRRSFMGTHFFNPPRYMKLLEIIPGPDTRPELITAMKAFARKCLGKGVVVAKDTPNFIANRIGTYGLMVAAAEMKRFGLSFDEVDELTGPVLGRPKSATFRTLDIVGLDTFVHVANNVRNSVQNEWERQAFAIPAYMQEMLQRGWIGDKSGQGFYKKTNGNGKKEILTLHPDTMEYVQRKKVKSSSLEAAKQAPDVKAKIRTLLSGQDAASQFVWQLCKQVLLYSAEHAFTIADDLESIDQGMKWGFNWELGPFELWDVLGLEKTVKRMLAEGDAVPGWVLQLLEEGKSSFYSDKIESIDNFYIGKSSKGIGVIKQNSGATLYDIGDGVALLDVHSLKQAIGPDVVSMLRYACAEGADRFDGLVIGARTAANFCVGANLLLLLMEIQDDNWDDVNWMVKQFQDACMGLKYFSKPVVAAPFGLTLGGGAELAMACDTILATAETYMGLVEVGVGLIPGGGGNKELLIRHLEKIMPGIELDLQPFINHVFELIGTAKVGSSAKELRKLGFMRATDRISLSRDLLLADAKREVLHMLAQGYRAPVPRSMPVVGREGAAVLKVGVMAMKEGRYISSHDQAIANKLIHVLTGGDVAKGTRVSEQYLLDLEREAFLSLCGEAKTQQRMQHMLTTGKPLRN; encoded by the coding sequence ATGCAAATCAATCGCGTTGGGATCATTGGATCCGGAGTCATGGGTGCGGGAATCGCGGCACATCTTGCAAATGTGGGAATTCCTACATTGATGTTGGATATCGTTCCATCCGCTCTGACGCAAGAAGAGCAGATGAAAGGTCTGACTTTGCAAGACCGCGCCGTGCGCAATCGTCTTGCTCGGATGGGGAAAGAACGGCTTTCCAAAACCAAACCTCCCCAATTGTATGATGCGGAGGATTTGGACTTGATTGAAATCGGCAATCTGGAAGACGACATGCAAAAGTTGGAAAATGTCGATTGGATCATCGAAGTGATCGTAGAAAATCTGGAAGCAAAACAGGCGCTTTATGAAAAAATCGAGCGGATTTGGCGGCCGGGGATGATCGTAAGTTCCAACACTTCCGGGATTTCCATCGCCCAAATGGTTGCAAAGCGCTCGTTGGAATTCCGCCGGTCGTTCATGGGCACTCACTTTTTTAATCCACCCCGTTATATGAAACTATTGGAAATCATTCCAGGACCCGATACCCGACCGGAACTGATTACAGCAATGAAAGCGTTCGCCCGAAAATGTTTGGGCAAAGGTGTCGTTGTGGCGAAGGATACCCCGAATTTTATCGCCAATCGAATCGGTACATACGGTCTGATGGTGGCTGCCGCGGAAATGAAGCGGTTCGGCTTATCGTTTGACGAAGTGGATGAGTTGACAGGCCCTGTCTTGGGAAGGCCAAAGAGCGCCACATTTCGCACGCTTGATATTGTGGGTCTGGATACGTTTGTTCATGTGGCAAACAACGTTCGCAATTCTGTGCAGAATGAGTGGGAACGACAAGCATTTGCAATCCCTGCATATATGCAGGAAATGTTGCAGCGGGGATGGATCGGCGATAAAAGCGGGCAGGGATTTTATAAAAAAACGAATGGGAACGGGAAAAAGGAAATTCTCACATTACATCCGGACACGATGGAATATGTACAAAGAAAGAAAGTCAAATCCTCTTCCTTGGAAGCAGCCAAACAGGCGCCTGACGTAAAGGCAAAAATCCGGACGCTGCTTTCCGGTCAAGATGCGGCAAGCCAATTTGTATGGCAACTATGCAAACAAGTGCTGCTATACAGCGCCGAACATGCGTTTACCATCGCGGACGATCTGGAAAGCATCGATCAAGGGATGAAATGGGGATTCAATTGGGAGTTGGGACCATTCGAATTATGGGATGTCCTCGGATTGGAAAAAACGGTGAAACGCATGCTGGCGGAAGGGGATGCCGTTCCCGGTTGGGTGCTGCAGCTTTTGGAAGAAGGGAAGTCTTCCTTTTATAGCGACAAAATAGAATCGATTGACAATTTTTATATAGGCAAAAGCAGCAAGGGCATCGGTGTGATCAAACAAAACAGCGGCGCCACCCTCTACGATATCGGCGACGGTGTCGCATTGCTGGATGTGCATTCCCTCAAGCAGGCGATCGGTCCGGACGTTGTATCCATGCTGCGGTATGCCTGTGCAGAGGGTGCTGACCGTTTTGACGGTTTGGTGATCGGTGCGCGGACGGCGGCCAATTTCTGCGTCGGCGCCAATTTGCTGCTGCTTTTGATGGAGATTCAGGATGACAATTGGGATGATGTCAACTGGATGGTCAAGCAATTCCAGGATGCTTGCATGGGGCTGAAATATTTTTCCAAGCCGGTGGTTGCCGCTCCTTTTGGTTTGACGTTAGGCGGCGGGGCGGAATTGGCGATGGCTTGCGACACCATTTTGGCAACTGCGGAAACGTATATGGGGCTTGTCGAAGTAGGCGTAGGTCTGATCCCTGGCGGCGGCGGCAATAAGGAGCTGTTGATTCGCCATTTGGAGAAGATTATGCCGGGGATCGAACTTGATCTGCAGCCTTTCATCAATCATGTATTTGAACTCATCGGTACAGCCAAAGTCGGCAGCAGCGCCAAAGAATTGCGCAAATTGGGGTTTATGCGGGCGACGGACCGGATTTCCCTGTCGCGGGATCTGCTGCTTGCTGACGCAAAGCGGGAAGTGCTGCACATGCTTGCACAAGGATACCGGGCTCCGGTGCCGCGCAGCATGCCGGTCGTCGGGCGGGAAGGCGCGGCGGTTTTAAAAGTCGGCGTCATGGCGATGAAAGAAGGCAGGTACATCAGCAGCCACGATCAAGCCATCGCAAACAAACTCATTCATGTGCTGACAGGCGGGGATGTGGCGAAGGGTACGCGGGTATCGGAGCAATATTTGTTGGATCTCGAGCGGGAAGCGTTTTTGAGTTTATGCGGGGAAGCCAAGACGCAGCAGCGGATGCAGCATATGTTGACGACAGGCAAACCATTGCGGAACTAG
- a CDS encoding histidine triad nucleotide-binding protein → MDCIFCKIIANEIPSKKVYEDDLVVAFHDIQPVAPVHVLVIPKKHIPSVLDLREEDTPYLAAIHSAIQTIANQLGLSEEGFRVITNTGKHGQQTVFHLHYHVIGGRQLNWTM, encoded by the coding sequence GTGGATTGTATATTTTGCAAAATCATAGCGAATGAAATCCCATCGAAAAAAGTGTATGAAGATGATCTTGTCGTCGCATTTCATGATATCCAGCCGGTAGCTCCTGTCCATGTACTGGTCATTCCAAAGAAACATATCCCTTCCGTGCTTGACTTGCGGGAAGAAGACACACCGTACCTGGCAGCGATCCATTCCGCCATTCAAACAATCGCGAATCAATTGGGATTGTCGGAAGAGGGATTTCGCGTGATCACGAACACCGGAAAGCATGGACAGCAAACGGTATTCCATTTGCATTACCATGTCATCGGCGGCAGGCAGTTGAATTGGACAATGTAA
- the trpB gene encoding tryptophan synthase subunit beta has protein sequence MSIVKVSEKGVFGEGELTFGGSFVPEPLQKALDQVEEAFLRYKDDPDFERELDYYMHEYIGRPNPLYFAERLTAKLGGAKIYLKREDLNHTGAHKINNTIGQVLLAKRIGAKRIIAETGAGQHGVATATVCALFGIPCTIYMGEVDTKRQELNVFRMEMLGATVVAAKSGNRTLKEAVDEALMDFAQNYKDTFYLLGSAVGPHPYPLMVRHFQSIIGREARKQILEKEGRLPDLITAAVGGGSNAIGLFYPFVDDSSVKIVGVEPAGEGLETGHHAAPLNVGKPDIIHGFKCYVMDDAENCHSIAAGLDYPGVGPEHSYYKAIGRAEYAAITDQEALQAFLDLSKTEGIIPALESSHAVAYAMKTAPNMSKDQIIIVNLSGRGDKDVAQVYELIQRT, from the coding sequence ATGAGTATTGTAAAAGTATCGGAAAAAGGCGTTTTCGGTGAAGGTGAATTGACATTTGGCGGAAGTTTCGTGCCGGAACCCTTACAAAAAGCATTGGATCAAGTGGAAGAAGCATTTCTTCGCTACAAGGACGATCCGGACTTTGAGCGGGAACTGGACTATTACATGCATGAATATATAGGACGTCCCAATCCGTTGTATTTTGCCGAACGATTAACTGCCAAGTTGGGTGGCGCAAAGATTTACTTAAAACGTGAAGATTTAAACCATACAGGTGCACATAAAATCAACAACACGATCGGGCAGGTATTGCTCGCGAAGCGCATAGGCGCAAAACGCATTATTGCGGAAACAGGCGCAGGTCAGCATGGTGTTGCTACAGCGACCGTTTGTGCATTATTTGGTATTCCCTGTACAATCTACATGGGTGAAGTCGATACGAAACGGCAAGAACTGAACGTATTCCGCATGGAAATGCTCGGTGCTACTGTTGTAGCGGCAAAATCCGGCAACCGTACGCTAAAAGAAGCGGTTGATGAAGCATTGATGGATTTTGCCCAAAATTACAAGGATACGTTTTATTTGCTTGGTTCTGCGGTTGGACCACATCCGTATCCCTTGATGGTCCGTCATTTTCAATCGATCATCGGACGTGAAGCCAGAAAACAAATCCTCGAAAAGGAAGGCCGTCTTCCTGACTTGATTACTGCGGCGGTTGGTGGCGGTTCCAATGCAATCGGATTGTTTTATCCATTTGTCGATGATTCTTCGGTCAAAATTGTAGGCGTGGAACCAGCCGGAGAAGGATTGGAAACCGGACACCACGCAGCGCCGTTAAATGTAGGCAAACCAGATATCATTCACGGTTTTAAGTGCTACGTAATGGATGATGCAGAAAATTGCCATTCGATCGCTGCCGGACTGGACTATCCGGGCGTTGGCCCCGAACACAGCTATTACAAAGCGATCGGCCGGGCAGAGTATGCAGCGATAACCGATCAAGAAGCACTGCAGGCTTTTTTGGATTTGTCCAAGACGGAAGGCATTATCCCTGCGCTTGAAAGTTCACATGCAGTCGCATATGCCATGAAGACGGCGCCAAATATGTCGAAAGATCAGATTATCATCGTAAATTTATCCGGACGCGGCGATAAAGACGTTGCTCAAGTCTATGAACTGATACAAAGGACGTAA